One window from the genome of Oryctolagus cuniculus chromosome 1, mOryCun1.1, whole genome shotgun sequence encodes:
- the PPP6C gene encoding serine/threonine-protein phosphatase 6 catalytic subunit isoform X2, protein MGDFVDRGYYSLETFTYLLALKAKWPDRITLLRGNHESRQITQVYGFYDECQTKYGNANAWRYCTKVFDMLTVAALIDEQILCVHGGLSPDIKTLDQIRTIERNQEIPHKGAFCDLVWSDPEDVDTWAISPRGAGWLFGAKVTNEFVHINNLKLICRAHQLVHEGYKFMFDEKLVTVWSAPNYCYRCGNIASIMVFKDVNTREPKLFRAVPDSERVIPPRTTTPYFL, encoded by the exons GGTGATTTTGTAGACAGAGGTTACTACAGCTTGGAGACCTTCACTTACCTTCTCGCACTAAAGGCTAAATGGCCTGATCGTATTACACTCTTGCGAGGAAATCATGAGAGTAGACAGATAACACAGGTGTATGGATTTTATG aTGAGTGCCAAACCAAATATGGAAATGCTAATGCCTGGAGATACTGTACCAAAGTTTTCGACATGCTCACAGTAGCAGCT tTAATAGATGAGCAGATTTTGTGTGTTCATGGTGGTTTATCTCCTGATATCAAAACACTGGATCAGATTCGAACTATCGAGCGGAATCAGGAAATCCCTCATAAAGGAGCGTTCTGTGACCTGGTCTGGTCGGACCCTGAGGATGTGGACACCTGGGCGATCAGCCCCCGAGGAGCAGGCTGGCTTTTTGGAGCAAAGGTCACAAATGAG TTTGTTCATATCAACAACCTAAAACTCATCTGCAGAGCACATCAACTAGTGCATGAAGGCTATAAATTTATGTTTGATGAAAAGCTGGTAACAGTATGGTCTGCTCCTAATTACTGCTATCGTTGTGGAAATATTGCTTCAATCATGGTCTTCAAAGATGTAAATACAAGAGAACCAAAGTTATTCCGGGCAGTTCCAGATTCAGAACGTGTTATCCCTCCCAGAACGACGACGCCGTATTTCCTTTGA